AGTTACCGCGGCGATAGAAAAATGGCTCACGACCCTAGATAAAAATGACCCTCGATACGAGCATCACCGTCTGGAGGCGCTTTGGGTGACATGGGGAGTAAATAAAGTCAATCAAGCTCTTCTTAAAGAACTACTCCAATCTGAAGATTATCGCGTTCGAGCGGCAGCAACCCGGGTAGTTCGGTATACTGGACATCAAGTCAAAGATCAGGCGGATCTATTGATGGCAGCTGCCAAAGACCCTCATGGACGAGTTCGAATGGAAGCCATTGCTGCGGCATCATGGCTGCCTAGAGAAATCGGAACTCCAATTTTAGCAGAAGCCGAAAAGCAACCAAAAGATGCAACTTGGATTCCAAGAACATTAGAAACTGCCGTAGCTCACCTAAATGGACTTTCTGTTCAGCAGAAAAAAGAAGAGGATATCAAGTCTTCGTTGACCGGATCGGATCGCGAATTATTCGTTTTGGGTAAAGAAATCTATGCACGAGAAGGCTTCTGTGGCACTTGCCATCAGATGGATGGAGGTGGCCTGACTGCCTCTCAGTTTCCTCCACTTCGCGGTACACCTTGGGTAACTGGAAGTCCTGAGCGAATGATCAAAATTGTGCTGAAAGGCATCATGGGGCCAATTGAGGTAGCAGGTCGTGAATACCCAGGACAAGTACCTATGACTCCTTACGAAGGCATGCTCAACGATACAGAAATTGCAGCTGTTTTGACTTATGTTAGAAACTCATTCGGGAACCAAGCCTCACCGATTTCACCGGATTTGGTGAAGAAGGTTCGAGAAGAAGTTAAAGACAAGGAAGGATTCTGGAGCCCAACCGAATTGCTGAAGATGCATCCGATGGAGAAGTAGAATTTCGGATGTCGGATTTTTGATTTCGGATTTGGTTCGATGTTCATTGTTCGATGTTCGTTATTCAGTTATTAGGTCATTGGTGGCATGGTTTTTTAGATCATGCCACCAATACTTGTTTTATGGAACCCATTATAAATTCAGATTTGAAGTCCCTATTTCGGTCGTAAATCCAAAATCGTAAATCGTCAATGAAAGCCCTTCTATCCCTACTGACCTTAACACTTCCTTTTCTTTCTTTCTCTCAGTCCAAAAATCTCAGCTTTGAAAAGCAGCTAATCGCCTTTGAAAGCTATGAGTCAGTGGGTATCATGGATGTGGACAAAGATGGACACCTGGACTTGGTGTCGGGAAGCTATTGGTACAAAGGCCCCAAATTCCTCGATCGGCAATTGATCGGCCAAGTGAAGCGATATGGAGAGTACTACGAAGACTTTTCGACCATCACGATGGATGTGAATGGGGACGGAAATATAGATTTCATCACCGGGGGCTGGTTTGAAGGAAAACTGATCTGGAAAGAAAATCCCGGCAAAAACGGGGAGTGGAAAGAGCACCTGATTGCTGAAACCGGGAATATCGAAACCGTTCGTGCCTGGGATTTGGATGGAGATGGTACGCTGGAGATCGTGCCAAATACCCCAAGAAAGGCCTTAGCATTTTACAAATGGGTTGGCCCAAACCAATTTGAAAAATACGAGGTCTTCGAGACCCAAGGCCATGGACTTGGCTTCGGCGATATCAACGGGGATGGCTGGGGAGATTTGGTCAGCAGCTATGGCTGGTATGAAGCCCCTGCCGACCTGAGGTATGGGGAGTGGACCTTTCACCCAACTTTTGAACTCGGTGATGTCAGT
Above is a window of Algoriphagus sanaruensis DNA encoding:
- a CDS encoding FG-GAP repeat domain-containing protein, with product MKALLSLLTLTLPFLSFSQSKNLSFEKQLIAFESYESVGIMDVDKDGHLDLVSGSYWYKGPKFLDRQLIGQVKRYGEYYEDFSTITMDVNGDGNIDFITGGWFEGKLIWKENPGKNGEWKEHLIAETGNIETVRAWDLDGDGTLEIVPNTPRKALAFYKWVGPNQFEKYEVFETQGHGLGFGDINGDGWGDLVSSYGWYEAPADLRYGEWTFHPTFELGDVSVPIIVTDLNRDGMNDLILGNGHNYGLFWMEQKRDAEGKITFAKHDIDPYHAQYHVMEWIDLDGDGQNELITGKRYRAHNGKDPGELDNIGLYYFKWDGKNFVKNVISYGPFGEGKGTGLYFSTGDLNRDGKIDIAVAGKDGLAVFFQK